A genome region from Syntrophaceae bacterium includes the following:
- a CDS encoding acyltransferase, producing MLNFLPSYLVGAIAAFLLALNVLVWVTVLFVFAVPKFLLPYPPLTRALNRVLHWIGENWIACNSAWMRLTQKTKWDVQGLEGLNYHGWYLVVSNHQSWVDIFVMQHLLNRRIPLLKFFIKRELIRVPLMGFAWWALDYPFLYRHSAAYLEKHPEQRGKDYDATRRACAKFATVSTSVMNFLEGTRFTKAKHERQQSEYKHLLRPKAGGLALALNALGDKFHSLLDMTIVYPDGIPTFWEFMCGRLRRIIVRMRTIEIPRELMRGDYEGDPSFREAMHRWVQQLWQEKDARIEALLAEAGSG from the coding sequence ATGCTGAATTTTCTTCCGTCCTATCTGGTGGGAGCCATCGCGGCATTTCTCCTGGCCCTCAACGTGTTGGTGTGGGTGACCGTCCTGTTCGTCTTCGCCGTCCCGAAATTCCTCCTGCCGTACCCGCCCCTGACCCGGGCGCTGAACCGGGTCCTCCACTGGATCGGGGAGAACTGGATCGCCTGCAACAGCGCCTGGATGCGCCTGACGCAAAAAACGAAGTGGGACGTGCAGGGGCTGGAGGGCCTGAACTATCACGGGTGGTACCTGGTCGTCAGCAACCACCAGAGCTGGGTGGACATCTTCGTGATGCAGCACCTGCTCAACCGCCGCATCCCCCTGCTGAAGTTCTTCATCAAGCGGGAGCTGATCAGGGTGCCGCTGATGGGATTCGCCTGGTGGGCTCTGGATTACCCGTTCCTGTACCGCCACAGCGCCGCGTACCTGGAAAAGCACCCCGAGCAGCGGGGCAAGGATTACGACGCCACGCGCCGGGCCTGCGCGAAATTCGCCACCGTCTCCACGAGCGTCATGAATTTCCTCGAGGGGACGCGCTTCACGAAGGCCAAGCACGAGCGGCAGCAGAGCGAGTACAAACACCTCTTGCGCCCCAAGGCCGGGGGGCTCGCCCTGGCCCTCAACGCGCTGGGCGACAAGTTTCACTCCCTGCTGGACATGACCATCGTCTACCCCGACGGGATCCCGACCTTCTGGGAGTTCATGTGCGGCAGGCTCAGGCGCATCATCGTGCGCATGAGAACCATCGAAATCCCGCGGGAGCTGATGCGCGGCGACTACGAGGGCGACCCTTCCTTCCGGGAGGCCATGCACCGGTGGG